The following proteins are co-located in the Melanotaenia boesemani isolate fMelBoe1 chromosome 5, fMelBoe1.pri, whole genome shotgun sequence genome:
- the LOC121639290 gene encoding uncharacterized protein LOC121639290, with product MEQILLIVMKLLLLNSLFHYGHAKVIFRSVLSVSPSWLSPGSSVTLRCEVEHLPAGWRFYWYKAVPDLLHNGYSCKLLPGSTYGTTHNYYIIQSQTHTAGYVCRAGRKGNSLKFYATNYSQPKFVWSTVSHPAASLTVSPDREQHFTVDDISLICGGSSAEWRVMRFTRGQRLSDCSSWGTMTGSTCTIENLWYQSGVYWCESGSGDFSNGVILSIKYKPRPVLSVSPSWLSPGSSVTLRCEIKPPSAGWRFYWYKAVPDLLSNSYSYDLLPGSTAGTEHDSYIIHGQTHTARYVCRAGRGDPEYHTDYSEPKFLWSAAWPSSRSTSGTSSAYGVAWGSSYILHWAPAADLALALLTTTWSSHQLGSFPLKSSVDAGESIRDLQVPSSHPAASLTVSPDREQHFTVDDISLICGGSSAEWRVMRFTGGGFLSDCASWGTMTGSTCSLNSRWYQRGVYWCESGSGEFSNAVNITRERPVLSVSPSWLSPGSSVTLRCEVEDPSAGWRFYWYKAVPDLLHKNYSYDLLAGTGNGTAQYFYIIHGQTHTTGYVCRAGRGDPEYHTDYSDLKLMWSGNFHPAVSLTVSPDRSQHFTSEAVSLNCEGNSTGWRVMEFTEAGRLSYLGNCSNLETRNGSSCTFSSEKYHSAVCWCEFRSGEFSNAFNITVQDTDVILVSPVHPVTEGASVSLSCRLREQNTLSNVSFYHNDKLLQHDGREELNISAVSKSDEGFYKCQHAGKTSQQSWMSVTAVSRPGSSSLPVLLIFGPVGGIVCIFLLLLCLSRQSKDSCWIRSIQSESSSQTENHGVNQTETKEDSFPLNAEVDIYEPIMQSGDTDADESRDVIYSVIGLKHCGKNRGLEEAEEDPVYINVKTANTGGSCFPATAVYSEVRFQTIVYNDAAIQGAITEHTPGEEMHTDWLTPSFTHKTGNIFQKQTGLVSVLDVRMGCNSFCVLLPFLLNTLLHSEPVQCERRRHLNVSSSWLTSGSSVTLTCIIPSNGWRVYWYKAVHIQSNNSYHYEELPGTTSGTAEDSYVIHGQTHTAGYICKAEKRNQLLQSKPRFVWCVDSPPASASIKVTPDSVQHFSGETVSLQCEGRSSEWRVMRLTHAGHVGNCSAWGNMTGSTCTVQKSTKKTAVYWCESGSDFSNAVNITVQRQNIKLMSPVQPVTEGEAVTLVCNLRNETVFKHSSVSFYHNDQLIQNDTRREVNISAVSKTHEGFYKCECSGEASPSSWISVKSASKDKNLLFSVQSIIGLILGILLIIALLLILVLLLHYYRQSQDESLLYAQVDFCKKSKSSIDKGQASHAAEEETIYSEVKL from the exons ATGGAGCAGATTTTACTAATTGTGATGAAGTTACTGT TGCTTAATTCACTTTTCCATTATGGACATGCTAAAG TTATATTCCGGtctgtcctctctgtgtctccatcatGGCTGAGTCCTGGATCCTCAGTAACTCTGAGATGTGAGGTTGAACATCTGCCTGCAGGATGGAGGTTCTACTGGTATAAAGCTGTTCCTGATCTGTTACATAACGGGTACAGTTGTAAGCTGTTGCCTGGCAGCACCTATGGGACCACACACAATTACTACATCATTCAaagtcagacacacacagcaggatatGTGTGTAGAGCTGGACGAAAAGGAAACAGCTTAAAATTTTATGCCACTAATTACAGTCAACCAAAGTTTGTCTGGTCTACCG TTTCTCACCCAGCAGCATCTCTCACAGTGAGTCCTGACAGAGAGCAACACTTCACTGTTGATGATATCTCTCTGATCTGTGGAGGAAGCTCTGCTGAGTGGAGAGTGATGAGGTTTACTCGAGGACAAAGGCTTTCAGACTGCTCCTCCTGGGGGACGATGACTGGATCTACATGCACCATAGAGAATCTCTGGTATCAGAGTGGAGTGTACTGGTGTGAGTCTGGATCAGGAGATTTCAGCAATGGAGTAATTCTCAGTATAAAAT ATAAACCCCGGcctgtcctctctgtgtctccatcatGGCTGAGTCCTGGATCCTCAGTAACTCTGAGATGTGAGATTAAACCTCCGTCTGCAGGATGGAGGTTCTACTGGTATAAAGCTGTTCCTGATCTGTTATCCAACAGCTACAGTTATGATCTGCTGCCTGGTAGCACTGCTGGGACTGAACATGATTCCTACATCATtcatggacaaacacacacagcaagaTATGTGTGTAGAGCTGGAAGAGGAGACCCAGAGTATCACACTGATTACAGTGAACCAAAGTTTCTTTGGTCTGcag CTTGGCCCTCCTCCAGATCAACTTCAGGAACTTCCAGCGCCTATGGAGTAGCCTGGGGCAGTTCTTATATCCTCCATTGGGCACCAGCAGCGGACCTTGCTCTTGCCCTCTTGACTACTACCTGGAGCTCTCACCAACTGGGCTCCTTCCCGTTAAAATCCAGTGTTGATGCAGGTGAATCAATCAGGGACCTACAGGTGCCCA GTTCTCATCCAGCAGCATCTCTCACAGTGAGTCCTGACAGAGAGCAACACTTCACTGTTGATGATATCTCTCTGATCTGTGGAGGAAGCTCTGCTGAGTGGAGAGTGATGAGGTTTACTGGAGGAGGTTTCCTTTCAGACTGCGCCTCCTGGGGGACGATGACTGGATCTACATGTAGCTTAAACAGTCGTTGGTACCAGAGAGGAGTGTATTGGTGTGAGTCTGGATCAGGAGAGTTCAGTAATGCAGTCAACATCACTAGAGAAA GACCTGTCCTCTCCGTGTCTCCATCATGGCTGAGTCCTGGATCCTCAGTAACTCTGAGATGTGAGGTTGAAGATCCGTCTGCAGGATGGAGGTTCTACTGGTATAAAGCTGTTCCTGATCTGTTACACAAGAACTACAGCTATGATCTGCTAGCCGGTACTGGCAATGGCACTGCACAATATTTTTACATCATtcatggacaaacacacacaacaggaTATGTGTGTAGAGCTGGAAGAGGAGACCCAGAGTATCACACTGATTACAGTGACCTCAAGCTTATGTGGTCTGGAA attttcatcCAGCAGTATCTCTCACAGTAAGTCCTGACAGAAGTCAACACTTCACTTCTGAGGCTGTTTCTCTGAACTGTGAAGGAAACTCTACTGGGTGGAGGGTGATGGAGTTTACAGAAGCAGGACGTCTGTCATACCTCGGAAACTGTTCCAACTTGGAAACAAGGAATGGATCCTCCTGTACCTTCAGCAGTGAGAAATACCACAGTGCAGTTTGCTGGTGTGAGTTTAGATCAGGAGAGTTCAGCAACGCATTCAACATAACTGTGCAAG ATACAGATGTTATCCTGGTGAGCCCCGTCCATCCTGTGACTGAGGGAGCTTCTGTCAGTCtgagctgcagactgagagaacaaaacacactttcaaATGTTTCTTTCTATCACAATGACAAACTTCTCCAACATGATGGCAGAGAGgagctgaacatctctgcagtgTCAAAGTCAGACGAAGGTTTCTACAAGTGTCAACATGCAGGAAAGACGTCACAACAGAGCTGGATGTCAGTTACAG CTGTGTCCAGACCTGGAAGCTCTTCACTTCCTGTACTGCTGATCTTTGGACCAGTTGGTGgaattgtttgtattttcctGCTTTTGCTGTGTCTAAGCAGACAGTCAAAAG ATTCATGTTGGATCAG gTCCATTCAGTCAGAGAGCTCCAGTCAGACTGAAAACCATGGAGTTAACcagactgaaaccaaagaagacAGCTTTCCACTTAATG CTGAGGTTGACATCTATGAGCCAATCATGCAATCTGGAGACACAG ATGCAGACGAATCCAGAGATGTTATATACTCTGTCATTGGGCTCAAACACTGTGGAAAGAACA GAGGGCTCGAAGAAGCAGAGGAAGATCCGGTTTATATTAATGTGAAGACAGCAAACACAG GGGGGTCGTGTTTTCCAGCAACTGCAGTCTACTCTGAAGTCAGATTTCAAACAATTGTATATAATGATGCTGCAAT CCAAGGAGCCATCACAGAGCATACACCAGGAGAGGAGATGCACACTGACTGGCTGACCCCT TCATTTAcacataaaacaggaaatatttttCAGAAGCAGACGGGCCTGGTTTCAGTGTTGGATGTGAGGATGGGATGCAATTCGTTCTGTGTGCTGCTGCCATTCT TGCTGAACACACTCCTCCACTCTGAACCTGTTCAAT GCGAACGCAGACGTCATCTCAACGTGTCTTCATCATGGCTCACTTCTGGATCTTCTGTAACACTGACCTGTATAATTCCATCTAACGGATGGAGGGTCTACTGGTACAAGGCTGTACACATACAGTCCAACAACTCGTATCACTATGAGGAGCTGCCTGGTACCACCAGTGGGACAGCAGAGGATTCCTACGTCATTCAtggacagacacacacagcaggatatATTTGCAAAGCTGAAAAGAGGAACCAACTGTTGCAAAGCAAACCCAGATTTGTCTGGTGTGTTG ATTCTCCTCCAGCATCTGCATCAATCAAAGTGACTCCTGACAGTGTGCAGCACTTTTCTGGAGAAACTGTATCGCTGCAGTGTGAAGGAAGGTCTTCTGAGTGGAGAGTGATGAGGTTAACTCATGCTGGCCATGTTGGAAACTGCTCCGCCTGGGGGAACATGACTGGATCCACTTGCACAGTCCAGAAATCTACCAAGAAAACAGCGGTGTACTGGTGTGAGTCTGGATCTGACTTTAGCAATGCAGTCAACATCACAGTTCAAC GGCAGAATATTAAATTGATGAGCCCGGTACAGCCAGTGACTGAGGGTGAAGCTGTTACTCTTGTCTGCAATTTGAGgaatgaaacagtttttaaacattctAGTGTGTCTTTCTACCACAATGatcagctcatccaaaatgatACCAGGAGGGAGGTGAATATTTCTGCAGTGTCAAAGACACATGAAGGCTTCTACAAGTGTGAGTGCTCAGGAGAAGCCTCACCATCAAGCTGGATATCAGTAAAAT CAGCATCCAAGGACAAaaaccttttgttttctgtacagTCAATCATAGGGTTGATACTTGGGATTTTACTGATTATTGCACTCCTGTTGATTTTGGTGCTGCTATTGCACTACTACAGACAGTCGCAAG ATGAGAGTTTACTTTATGCACAGGTGGATTTctgcaaaaaaagtaaaagcagcATAGACAAAG